DNA sequence from the Deinococcus humi genome:
TTTCCATGACCACCACCGAACCGTATTCGGCCTCGTGTTCTGGAATGGCCTTGCTCAGCGCGGATTCAGCGGCGGCCTGAACGCTGGTGTTGATGGTCAGGCGCAGGTCCTGGCCCGCGGCCAGACTGCGGTCATAGGCGTATTCCAGCCCTTCCAGACCGTCGGTGGTGCCCATCATCCCCAGCACCTGCCCAGCCAGACGGCCCTGAGGATAGACGCGCTTGCCGTCCACGCTCTGGGCCAGCACCTTGCCGTCACTGGACGTGATCGTGCCGCGCGACTGCACCAGACTGCGCCCCACGCTGCTGGGCACGTTCCACTCCAGTTGCGCGTAGGCCCACACCAGCGACAGGAACAGCAGGGTCGCCACAAGCTGCATCAAACGGGAGCGGTTGCGAATTTTTACCTCCACTGCGTTCTCACCTCCACGGTGTTGTCGGGCTGCCCCAAACTGCTGGGCTGGACTGGACTGGACGGCTGGGCTGGGCGGGCTGACACGGATTTGGCTGACTCTGGACTGGTGGGCTCCGCTTTGACTGCGTCCGCACTCACCCCCGCGTTCCGCTGACCCGGGGGCGGCAACGGCAGGAAAGCCTGTGATTCGTTGGGAGCCTCAGCGAAGCGGATCATGCCGTTGGCAAAAGCCCAGTCCCGGATACGCTGCGGGTTTTCCAGGGTCTGGACCCGCACTGCCAGGTCGTTGCGCTGGGTCAGGAGTGTCGCCTCACGTTCCTGAACGGCGCGCAGAGCCGGGCGAATGTCCTGGGTGAAGTACCGCACGCCGACCAGGGCCAGGGCCAGGGCCAGATAGATCAGCACATAGCGGATGGCCCGGCTCCGCCAGGTGGCCTCGCTCAGGTCAATGTTGCGCAGGCGCGGGCGCAGGGCACTCACTGCGTTTCCTCCGGAGCCAGCTTCTCGGCGCTGCGGAGTTTGGCGCTGCGCGCGCGCGGGTTGCTGTCCTGCTCGGCTTCTGCCGCGATCACCGGACGCTTGGTCAGGGGGCGCAGGGCCGCACTCCCCAGCAGAAAACGTTTGACGATGCGGTCTTCCAGCGAGTGGAAACTGATCACCGCCAGCCGTCCGCCGGGACGAAGCAGCGCCTCGGCAGCGCTCAGGCCGTCGCGCAGCGCACCCAGCTCGTCGTTGACATGAATCCGCAGCGCCTGAAAGGTGCGCCGCGCCGGGTGGATGCCCTTGGTGAAGCCGGGATAGGCCCGTTTGACGATCTCGGCCAGTTCCACCGTGGTTTCAATCGGCGCCTTCTCGCGGGCGTACACGATGCCGCGTGCGATGCGGCGCGACAGGCGGTCCTCGCCGTATTCGTAGATGATCGAGGCCAGCTCGGCTTCGGGATAGGTGTTGACCACCTCGGCGGCGCTCTCACCCGACTGGCTCATCCGCATATCCAGCGGGGCCTCACTGTGGTACGAGAACCCCCGGTCCGTGTCGTCCAGCTGGAAGGAGCTGACGCCGATGTCGAGCAGCACGCCGTCCACCCCATTCACCCCAGCTCCGGCGAGCAGGTTCCCCATGTCGCGGTAATTGCCCTCCAGCACGGTCAGACCGTCCAGACCGGCGTCACGGGCACGGGCCAGCGCGAAGGGATCCTGATCAATGCCGTACACGGTTGCGCCCGCTGCGAGCAGCAGCCGGGTATGGCCCGCGCCGCCCAGCGTGCCATCCACGAACACCTTGCCGGGAGCTGGAGCCAAGGCATTCAGCACCTCGGCGGCCAGCACGGGCACGTGGGTCAGGGCGGGGGAAACAGGGGTGGACGGAGAGTCGCTGGAGAGGTCAGGAGCAGTGTTGTTCATGCGAATCACGCCACGAAATTGATGAGCAGATCGGGTTTAGGAGGATTGTCCTGCACGGCGCTGATGGCCGCGTCCCAGCGTTGTGGACTCCACAGTTCCAGTCGACCTGGCGCGCCCGCCACGACGACATCGCCGTCAAGAGCGGCGAAGGTCCGCAGGGGCTGGGGCACGGAGACGCGGCTCTGGTTGTCCAGCCGCGCCTTGCTGGCGCCAGAGTAGAAGAAGCGGACAAAGGAACGGGATTCGGCGTCGGTCAGAGGCAGCCCCTCAAGCTGTTCTTCCACCCGCCGCCAGCTGGCGAGCGGAAAGACGTACAGGCAGCCTTCCATCCCGCGCGTCAGGATCATGCCGTCCTCGACGAATTCTCGAAAGGCTGGTGGCATGACCACGCGTCCCTTGTCGTCGATGGTGTAGGGGTACTCTCCAAACGGCAAATCCTGTCCCGCTCCTTTTTCGGCTTTTCCCACCCTTTCCCACCAGATGGGGACAGGGCCGAGGCCAGCCTTCCAACCTGAAAGGTACGTAAAGAGAGGCTTCAGGTTGTACGCAGGAGTGTAACAAGCGCTCCCACGAATTACCACCCGTTCCCACGTTTTCCCCGAATTCTTTCCAAATTCTCCCTCTTTTCCCACTGACATCTCCAACTGTTGATCCAGGGACCAGCTGGTTTTGAGGAAGGAAGGGCGGAAGAATCACGCTCTAGACAGCAAAATAGCATTTTTGGCCGCTGGGGCATGGATATGACTGGAGATTCCCTTGATTTCCCACCCCGCAGGACAAATCCCCACCCCTTCCCTCCTAAGCTGGGGACATGCGAATGACCCGTTCCACCGCTTCAGTTTCCTCGCTGTCCACCTTTCAGATGGGGGCAATCCTGGCTGCGCTGGGCGTGGCGCTGGGCGCCTTCGCGGCCCACGGCCTGAAGGCTCGACTGGAGCCGAACCTGCTGGCCAACTTTGAAACCGGGGTGCGTTACCAGATGTATGCGGCGCTGGCGCTGCTGGTGCTGGGCACGCGCCCGGAGCAGCGTCGGGCGCCCATGCTGTTGCTGTCGGGCGCAGTCATCTTCAGCGGCACACTGTACATCCTGGCGCTGACTGGTCTGAAATGGCTGGGCGCGATCACCCCGATCGGTGGGGTCCTGCTGATCGCCGGATTCGTGCTGGCGGCGCTGGACGCCCGGCGCTCGGCTTAGGCGCCGCTCAACCCGAATCAGGGGGGGTCAACAGGCGCGACAGCGCCGTCTCAAGCGTCGTCCGGGCCTGCTCAGGGGTGATCTGGCGCAAGAGCAGGTGCACGCTCAGGCCGTCAAGCAGTGCGTGGATCTCCGTGGCCGCCGCCTGCGGCGTGTGCGCGGGCAGCCAGCCCTGCCGGGCAAACGTCTCAAACGCCCCGACAAAGATCGTATTCAGATCGCGGTACAGCACGCCCTGGGCGTCGGCGAAGTCCTGATCGCTGACCGCTGCGCCCACGAAGGCCAGCCATACTTCCAGCCACACCCGGCCCTCCTCGTCCAGCGGCAGGGTGACCTCCAGACGGTTCAGAAAGTCTTGGAACGGATCGGAGCTGGCGGGCACGGACTGGACCCGCTGCCAGGCCTGTTCGCCGATCTGTCCTGCGGCGAAGTTGAGGATGGCCTCGCGGTTGGGCAGGTAGTGCCGGATGGCACCGCTGGACCAGCCGCTGCGCTGAGACAGGTTACGAATGGTGACCCCAGCCAGCCCCTGCTCGCGGATCAGGCTCCAAACCGCTACCGTCAGTTCGGCACGGCGCTGGGCATGATCGACAATGCGGGGCATGTGGAGCTGTTTTAGCACAGTGTTGCCAAAATAGACAGACTGTGGTATTTCTGCTCTGACGCATTTGGCACCTTTGTGCTAAAACGCGAAGGAGACCACTGTGGGATGGACCGCCCTTTTGCTGGCTGGCCTGTGTGAGATCGGCTTCACCACCTGTTTGCAACTCAGCAACGGCTTCAAGAGGAAGTGGCCCAGCGCGTTCTTCGTGCTGTTCGCCATCGCCAGCTTTCAGCTGATGAGCATGGCGCTGGAAACCCTGCCGCTGGGCACGGTCTACGCTGTGTGGACTGGCATAGGGGCGGTAGGCACGGCGCTGGTGGGCATCTTCTATTTCCGAGAATCGGCCACGCCGCTGCGGCTGGGGCTGCTGGCCGTGGTGGTGCTGCTGATTATCGGGCTGCGGGTGGTTCCATGAAAGCGCCCGCCATCAAGGGCTGGACAGGCTGGCACTGGCTGATCCTAGGCGGGCTGATGGAAATCGGCTTCGCCACCGCGCTCAAGCTGGAGCAGACCCAGCCCCAGTTTTTCTACGTGTTTCTGGTGTGCGCCTACCTCAGCTTCGATTTCCTGGCACGGGCACTGAAGACCATTCCGCTGGGCACCGCCTACGCCATCTGGACCGGGATCGGGGCCGTGGGAGCCGTCCTCGTAGGCACGGCCTTGTTCGGGGAAGTCCTCAGCCTGGCACGGCTCATCCTGATCGGGCTGCTGATCGCTGCGCTGATCGGGTTAAAGCTGGTGGGCGGCAACAGGGGATCACAGGAAGCCGCCTCTCCCTTTCCGGGAGAGGCGGCGGGTGGTGCGGGGGAACTGTAAGCCGGGTTCTGTCCATCACTCGCGTGACTGTTCGGCCATCTCTCTGGGACGGGCGTCGCCGCCGCGCCTCGATGCGACCATCCTGGCGGTCAATGGAACGGGCCGTTCCTCGCGCACTGTCGGGTCTTGCACCGGATGGGGTTTACCAGAACGCCGCAAGTCTCCCTGCGGCCTGGTGCGCTCTTACCGCACCGTTTCACCCTGACCAGCCCCGGCCCACGCCCGGCCTTGAATGGATGCTGGCGGTCTCGTTTCTGTGGCACTGTCCTTCGGCTTCGCCGCCACCCACGCACAGGCGCGTGACACGGGCACTTGACTCGCCGACCAGCCGTTAGCTGGCATCCTGCCCTGCGGTGCCCGGACTTTCCTCACCCCCCAGTCCACAAGTGGACGGAGAAGCGCGGCCGAACGTTCCCCCGCGCCGGAAAGGATAGCAGAGGTTGCAGGCCGCCCGGCTTCAGCCTCCTCCACCATACTTCCGGATCAGCCCCGGCAAATCCTGCTGTAACGCGCCGCCGATCACTTCCAGATTGCTGTAGACGCGCACGAATTGACCCTGCGCATCTACCACGCTGACCTGATCGCCGTGGATGCGGGCAGCCTCGCCTGCCCCCGCTCCGGCCGCTGCCGCGTTGTCCGCCCCAGAACCTGCCGGAGCAGCCAGGTGTGCGCTGTGGTCTACCTCCACCACGGGCTGAGGCTTGACATTGGCCACGAACATATCCCTGGCGGCCTCATCAATGGTGTCGGCGTTCCCCGTCAATCCGGTGAAGGCTGGCTCGAAGCGGTCCAGGTACGCCCGCACTTTTTGTGGTGTGTCAAAGACGGGGTCCACCGTGATGAACTGGATCTGAAGTTCCTGTTGCTGCTGCGGCGTCAGCAATTCGTAGCTGTTCTTCAGGCTTGCCAGCGTGGCCGGGCACACGTCCGGGCAGCGCACGAAGCCGTAGAAGATCAGCCGCAAGCGCCCGTCGCCGTGGGCCAGCGTCGTCGCCTCGCCCCGATCATTGACAAGGTTCAGCGCGGGCAGGGCCACCGGATGGTCCAGCGCCGTGCCCCCCGTCACCCCGGGATCGGACTGCCGCACAAACAGCAGGCCGCCCAGAATCACCGCGATTCCCAACAAGATGCCCGTCAACCACTTCATATGTTCAGGCTAGGGCGGGGCGGGCGGGCGGCGTGTCCCAGACGTTGAAGACAGAGGCCCTTATCAATTCAGCAGCCATGCATCCAAACTTCCACCACGATCAATATTCCGGTGGCCAGCGGCGTCACGCGCGTTGTAGGCAGAACCAGCGACGCCAGGGTCGCCAGACCGGTTAGGGGCGAGGCCGGAATCCGTCCGGTCATGTTGCACTCGCTTGCACAGCAGAAACAACGCAGGAGCGCCCAGATCCGCCAGCGCCAGTTCGTCGGCCAGACCTCGCGTTCCAGCAAAAAGAGGTGGGGAGAGCATCTCTGCCCTCCCCACCCTGCTTCTCTGGCTTTCTACAATGGGTCTACCACGCGTAGAAGATCGCCACGATCAGCAGCCACACCACGTCCACCAGGTGCCAGTACAGGCTGGCGGGGGTAATGGAGCCGTGATTGTACTTGTCCATCTTGCCGGTCATGGCCTGGTAGTAGGGCAGCGCCACACCAGTCCCGCCGATCAGGATGTGCAGACCGTGCAGGCCAACGATGATGAAGAAGCACGACTGCCACAGGTTCTGTCTCCAGTCGCTCTCCGCACCGAACAGCGAGAATTCGTAGACCTGGAAGAGCATGAAGGCCGCGCCCAGCAGCAGCGTCACGAACAGGCCCAGACGGAAGCGGGTGAGCTTGCCGTGGTGGTTGTCCTGCTCGGCGCGGTGGATCACGAACGAGGACGACACCAGGATCAGGGTGTTCAGCGCGGCCAGCCAGACGTTGGGACGCAGGGCGGGCGGCTCGGCCAGCCCGGTGACGCGCAGGTACACGTACCCGGCGATCAACACGCCGAACAGGCCGATTTCGGAGATGATGAACCACGCCATGCCCATGAAGCCGTTGTCGTACTTGGTCAGGTGGTGGTGCGCGACCGGCACAGCGTACTCACGCGTTCCGGCCCACTTGAACAGGCCCCACAGGAACACCGGGAAGCTGAGATACAGCACTAGGCTGGCGAAGACGTGGCCGGCAGAGGCTTCGAAGAAGGGTTGCAGGCCGCCAGCCGGCGTGTAGTTGGTGAACCAGCCGAAGCTTAGTCCGTAGCCCATCAACAGCAGGCCCACAGCCGTCACGAAGGGCCAGATGCTGTCCTGCGGCAGGTGAATGGTCTTGGGGTCCACCGGGGTCAGGGTGTCGCCATTCTTCTCCCAGTCGTACAGGGGACGCTCGGTGGGAAAGGTGGTGGGGAATTCGTGGGCGAAGTTGTACGCGGCAGGCGGGCTGGAAGAGGTCCACTCCAGCGTGAAGCCGCCCCAGGGGTTGTTCGAAGCGGTCATGGGCTTCTTGGCGGTGACGTAGATGTTCCACCACCACACGGCGCCCCCGGCCAGCAGCGTCAGCGCGCCCAGCGTGGAGATGAAGTTCAGTTCGGTCCAGGCGAAGTTGCCTGCGGGGTAGGTGTAGTAACGGCGGGGCATGCCCAGCAACCCCAGGATGTACTGCGGCAGGAAGGTCAGCCACGAGCCAACCATGAACAGCCAGAAGTGCCACAGGCCCAGCTTCTCGTCCATGAAGCGCCCGGTCATCTTGGGCCACCAGTAGTACAGACCCGCGAAGGCCAGGAACGCCGTGCCGAACATCATGACGTTGTGGAAGTGAGCCACGACGAAGTAGGACATCGTGACCTGATAGTCGAAGGGAATCATGCCCAGCGCGACGCCCGTGATCCCGCCGATCAGGAAGTTGAAGATAAAGCCGACCAGCCAGTACGTGGGGGTCTTCATGATGATCCGCCCGCCGTACAGCGTGCCGATCAGGTTGAAGATCTTGACCCCAGTGGGCACAGCCACGATCAGCGTGGCGATCATGAAGGCGATCTGCCAGGACTCGGGCAGACCCACGGCGAACATGTGGTGCGCCCACACCAGCAGAGAAACCAGCACGATGCCCAGCAGCGAGTAGACCATCACGCGGTAGCCGAACAGCGGCTTGCGGGCCATGGTGGAAGCGACTTCAGCGCCAATGCCCAGATAGGGCAGCAACATCACGTACACGGCGGGGTGCGAGTAGAACCAGAAGAACTGCTGGAACATGACCGGCACGCCGCCGATGCCCGGGTTGAACATGCTCAGGCCCAGCTTGATTTCCAGGTAGGTGACCAGCGCCGCCGCCGTCAGGCCGCCCAGCGAGATCAGCTGCAGGATGGAGGTGGAGAAGATCGCCCAGCAGAAGATCGGCATTTTCCACAGGCTCATGCCGGGGGCACGCATGTTCACGATGGTGGCCGCGAAGTTGGCACTGCCCAGCAGTGAGGCGATGCCGTTGAGGGTCAGCGCGACCATCAACATCGACACGCCGGTCTGGTTGGCATCTACTGACAGGGGGTAATAGAACGTCCAGCCGACGCCGGGAGCGCCGCCGTTGACGAGGGAGGTCACCACCAGCACCAGGCTGAAGATGAACAGCCACACCGCGAAGGTGTTCACGCGTGGCAGCGCCACGTCGCGCACGCCCAGTTGCAGCGGCAGGAACCAGTTGCCGAAACCGAACAGGCCGATCGGAATCAGGAAGAAGAAGATCATCAGTGCGGCGTGTACGGTCAGCACCTGGTTATAGGTGTTGCCCACCAGGAAGGTGTTGTCCGGCACCGCCAGCTGAATGCGCAGGCCGACGGCCAGGATGCCTGCAAGGGCGAAACCGATCAGGCTGGTGAGGATGTAGAGCGTCCCGATCTTCTTGTGATCGGTGGTCATCATGTAATCTTTGAGGATTTCCCAGGCGCTGGGCCGCGCGGAGGGCGCGTGACTGGGAACTTGCTGTGGAGCCTGGATGGTCACTACTTACCTCCCGGTACGGGGCTGGAAGTCTTTGCAATTTGGGCAGAGGCATTTTGAGCCGCGTCCGATGAACCGTAGACGGGCGTGTCGTTCCAGTAGTTGGCCTCTTCGGGCAACTTGAGGGTCCGCAGATAAGCGGCCACGTCGTCAATTTCCTCATCGGTCAGGACGCCGCCCTTGACCTGCTTGCCGTTGGCCGTGTATTCGCTGCCGTCATAAGTGGGCATCAGGCTGCCGGGTTTGACGTAGGGGCTGTGCTTGATCCAGGCATGCAAGATCTCTTTAGCCCTTGGAGTTTCCCAGTGTTCTTCTTCCATGAACTCCCACATCCCCGCGCCCAGGGTACGGCGGGTCCCGAAGAAGCTCAGGTCTGGACCAGCTACGCCCGCCGCCGTGGTGCCCTGAATACGGTGGCAGGCGGCGCAGGCCAGCGCACCAGTCGCGGGTTTGCCCTGCATAAAGATCGCGTAGCCACGCGCTTCAGCGCTGTCTGCGGCAGGTTCGGGAGCCCGGTAGGCTTTGGCCGCCGCGAGGAAGCTGTTGTAGCGGGCCTGATCCAGGGCGATGACCTTGTAGCGCATGTTGGCATGGCTGGCGCCGCACAACTGCGTACAGTTACCCTGATAGACGGCGGCGCGGTCGATGTCCACGTTCCAGGTCTTGAGGGTGGCGGGCATGGCCGCACGCTGCCCACCGATGTTCGGTGCCCAGAATCCGTGGATCACGTCACCGCTGGTAATGGTCAGTGCCACACTCTGCTTGGTCGGCATGATCATCTCGTTGCCGTTGGTCACGTTGCCACCCGCATCCGCCTTGACCTCAGGATACGAGAAGTTCCACCAGAACTGCCGGGCCAGCACGTCAATCTTGCTGGCCTGGTCTGGCACGGGATTGAGGATCGCCATGCTGCGCACGGTCAGCACCGCCAGCGCCATAACGATAATCACCGGCACCACCACCAGGATCACTTCCAGACGATTGTTGCCGTGGAACTGCGCAGGCGGTGCGGTGTTCTTATCGTCACGGAATTTGTTGACAGTGTAAAAAAGTGCGTAGGACACGGCCACGAAAATAATGACCGACATGACGATGGCGAAGATACTCATGAACGCAACTTCCCGATTGAAGCCCGACGCCAGATCGCCCATGCTGATCAGCTGCCGCGAGCCGCATCCGCTGAGCAGCGTCACGCCCAGGCCAGCCATGACGCCGTACCCAAGATTGCGCCGCAGTCTCTCCCTGGCTGCTGCCCCCGACTTCCCATGAGGCGGGTGCCCCCCCTGAGACTGGCCGCTGTGACGGTGTATGGTATTCAACTTCCGCTCCTTATCCTGTGCCCTGAATCCTGTGTTCCGGCTCTAGCGCTGTGGGACTTTTCCCGTGCTGTCTTCTTTGAATCACCGGCAGTTTAACGCCTCACGCGGCAGATTGGGAGTTTGCTGCCACGCCCCGACACCCGTAACCGGGCGGGACTGACCGAACGGTCAAGCGTTGCCCCTATTTAAGCAGAGGTCCGGGTGGGCAAGTGTCCTTACTCCGCTGCTGGAGCGGAGTATTTCGTGCCCTGTTCTCCTCACGGGCGCGTCTGGTTAGGGAAGTTTCAGCCCAGATGTGCGAAGACGATGCGGTCCACCGCGCCCATGACGAACAAGATCGCCAGATACAGCATCGAGTACAGATACAGCGGCACAGCCACCTTGCGCTCGACCTTGTTGCCCGCAAAAATGTGCTTGTACAGCCGCCATGACAGCGTCAGCAGCCAGCCGCCCAGCGCCGCCGCGCTGATGATGTAGATCGCACCGACCTCATGCAGCAGCACCGGCATCAGTGACAGCACCACCGTATAGATAGCGTACAGCCCGATCTGCGCCACGGTCAGCTTGTCACCGTGCACCACCGGCAGCATGGGAATGCCCACCTCACGGTACTCGTCCTTGATCATCAGGGCCAGTGCCCAGAAATGCACCGGCGTCCAGAAGAAGATGATCGCGAACAGGAACCATGCGAACAGATTGAGGTCGCCTGTGACGGCGGCCCAGCCCACCAGCGGAGGAAAGCAGCCGGCGGCCCCACCCAG
Encoded proteins:
- the coxB gene encoding cytochrome c oxidase subunit II, with product MNTIHRHSGQSQGGHPPHGKSGAAARERLRRNLGYGVMAGLGVTLLSGCGSRQLISMGDLASGFNREVAFMSIFAIVMSVIIFVAVSYALFYTVNKFRDDKNTAPPAQFHGNNRLEVILVVVPVIIVMALAVLTVRSMAILNPVPDQASKIDVLARQFWWNFSYPEVKADAGGNVTNGNEMIMPTKQSVALTITSGDVIHGFWAPNIGGQRAAMPATLKTWNVDIDRAAVYQGNCTQLCGASHANMRYKVIALDQARYNSFLAAAKAYRAPEPAADSAEARGYAIFMQGKPATGALACAACHRIQGTTAAGVAGPDLSFFGTRRTLGAGMWEFMEEEHWETPRAKEILHAWIKHSPYVKPGSLMPTYDGSEYTANGKQVKGGVLTDEEIDDVAAYLRTLKLPEEANYWNDTPVYGSSDAAQNASAQIAKTSSPVPGGK
- a CDS encoding DUF423 domain-containing protein, which encodes MRMTRSTASVSSLSTFQMGAILAALGVALGAFAAHGLKARLEPNLLANFETGVRYQMYAALALLVLGTRPEQRRAPMLLLSGAVIFSGTLYILALTGLKWLGAITPIGGVLLIAGFVLAALDARRSA
- the mraZ gene encoding division/cell wall cluster transcriptional repressor MraZ, which codes for MPFGEYPYTIDDKGRVVMPPAFREFVEDGMILTRGMEGCLYVFPLASWRRVEEQLEGLPLTDAESRSFVRFFYSGASKARLDNQSRVSVPQPLRTFAALDGDVVVAGAPGRLELWSPQRWDAAISAVQDNPPKPDLLINFVA
- a CDS encoding heme o synthase, with translation MTTTRLSGTPTRAGWRDYLALTKPKVISLLLWTTVAAMFMAARGWPGLWLLIVVSVAGFMSAGSAGVFNMIIDRDIDIKMARTAKRPTTSGLISSRDAAIFGTSLQLLSFIMLWVWGSPLAAWMSLAGFVTYVVVYSMLLKRHTWHNIVLGGAAGCFPPLVGWAAVTGDLNLFAWFLFAIIFFWTPVHFWALALMIKDEYREVGIPMLPVVHGDKLTVAQIGLYAIYTVVLSLMPVLLHEVGAIYIISAAALGGWLLTLSWRLYKHIFAGNKVERKVAVPLYLYSMLYLAILFVMGAVDRIVFAHLG
- a CDS encoding TetR/AcrR family transcriptional regulator, with protein sequence MPRIVDHAQRRAELTVAVWSLIREQGLAGVTIRNLSQRSGWSSGAIRHYLPNREAILNFAAGQIGEQAWQRVQSVPASSDPFQDFLNRLEVTLPLDEEGRVWLEVWLAFVGAAVSDQDFADAQGVLYRDLNTIFVGAFETFARQGWLPAHTPQAAATEIHALLDGLSVHLLLRQITPEQARTTLETALSRLLTPPDSG
- a CDS encoding SCO family protein, producing the protein MKWLTGILLGIAVILGGLLFVRQSDPGVTGGTALDHPVALPALNLVNDRGEATTLAHGDGRLRLIFYGFVRCPDVCPATLASLKNSYELLTPQQQQELQIQFITVDPVFDTPQKVRAYLDRFEPAFTGLTGNADTIDEAARDMFVANVKPQPVVEVDHSAHLAAPAGSGADNAAAAGAGAGEAARIHGDQVSVVDAQGQFVRVYSNLEVIGGALQQDLPGLIRKYGGGG
- the rsmH gene encoding 16S rRNA (cytosine(1402)-N(4))-methyltransferase RsmH, giving the protein MNNTAPDLSSDSPSTPVSPALTHVPVLAAEVLNALAPAPGKVFVDGTLGGAGHTRLLLAAGATVYGIDQDPFALARARDAGLDGLTVLEGNYRDMGNLLAGAGVNGVDGVLLDIGVSSFQLDDTDRGFSYHSEAPLDMRMSQSGESAAEVVNTYPEAELASIIYEYGEDRLSRRIARGIVYAREKAPIETTVELAEIVKRAYPGFTKGIHPARRTFQALRIHVNDELGALRDGLSAAEALLRPGGRLAVISFHSLEDRIVKRFLLGSAALRPLTKRPVIAAEAEQDSNPRARSAKLRSAEKLAPEETQ
- a CDS encoding cbb3-type cytochrome c oxidase subunit I — translated: MTIQAPQQVPSHAPSARPSAWEILKDYMMTTDHKKIGTLYILTSLIGFALAGILAVGLRIQLAVPDNTFLVGNTYNQVLTVHAALMIFFFLIPIGLFGFGNWFLPLQLGVRDVALPRVNTFAVWLFIFSLVLVVTSLVNGGAPGVGWTFYYPLSVDANQTGVSMLMVALTLNGIASLLGSANFAATIVNMRAPGMSLWKMPIFCWAIFSTSILQLISLGGLTAAALVTYLEIKLGLSMFNPGIGGVPVMFQQFFWFYSHPAVYVMLLPYLGIGAEVASTMARKPLFGYRVMVYSLLGIVLVSLLVWAHHMFAVGLPESWQIAFMIATLIVAVPTGVKIFNLIGTLYGGRIIMKTPTYWLVGFIFNFLIGGITGVALGMIPFDYQVTMSYFVVAHFHNVMMFGTAFLAFAGLYYWWPKMTGRFMDEKLGLWHFWLFMVGSWLTFLPQYILGLLGMPRRYYTYPAGNFAWTELNFISTLGALTLLAGGAVWWWNIYVTAKKPMTASNNPWGGFTLEWTSSSPPAAYNFAHEFPTTFPTERPLYDWEKNGDTLTPVDPKTIHLPQDSIWPFVTAVGLLLMGYGLSFGWFTNYTPAGGLQPFFEASAGHVFASLVLYLSFPVFLWGLFKWAGTREYAVPVAHHHLTKYDNGFMGMAWFIISEIGLFGVLIAGYVYLRVTGLAEPPALRPNVWLAALNTLILVSSSFVIHRAEQDNHHGKLTRFRLGLFVTLLLGAAFMLFQVYEFSLFGAESDWRQNLWQSCFFIIVGLHGLHILIGGTGVALPYYQAMTGKMDKYNHGSITPASLYWHLVDVVWLLIVAIFYAW
- a CDS encoding DMT family transporter; the protein is MGWTALLLAGLCEIGFTTCLQLSNGFKRKWPSAFFVLFAIASFQLMSMALETLPLGTVYAVWTGIGAVGTALVGIFYFRESATPLRLGLLAVVVLLIIGLRVVP